GAAAGCCAGCATGTCGCGGTCTTTAATGTCGGCGGGGTAAAAAGGGCCCTTCCAATCCTGGTAGGAGTACCCAGACGTCCCTACTAAAATATTTCTCTTCTTCTTAACCAAATAAATTAATACGGCAACCTACTGCGCCGTCTCACGTTCACCCTGCGACGTCTCGCCGGTTAAAGGGGCGACGCCGGCGTACGTCAAAGCCTCGGCGATAGTCACGTCGTTCAACTGCCCCACTACCGACGCCGCCGCGACCCAGCCGGTATCCTCGTCCGCGGCCAAGAACGCGTTCGCCCACTCGGCGGGGAGCTCTCCCAGGCCCAGCTCTTCCCGGCGTTTACCGTGCCGCACCTTGGCCTGTTCGTCCAGGCCCGCTTTCTTAACCGCCTCTAACTTGTCTATGTAGACGACCCGCTCCTCGACGAAAGCGGCGAGCTTCTCGTCCGTTACGGCGTCGCCGAAGTCGACGCGTTTCTTCAGCGCCTTTACCAGCTTCGCCGGGATATCCTCGCGGGCGTAAAAGAGCGCCGTCTTACGGGCGTCGCGGCTCGCCGTCTCGCGAACGACGTACGCCAGCTCTTTCTCGTGCGTATAGACGGCCGAGAGGTCAAAGGGCGTCTCGACGATGTCTTTGAACTTCTGGCGCCACGTCGCCGCGTCCGCGCTTTCCGCGTCGGCCAACAGGCCCAGGCATTTGACCGCCCAGCCGTAATCGAGCGGCGGCCTGGCGAGCGTCGCCTCCACCTCGCGGCCCACCACCGCGTCCAACTCGTGCTCCTCCACGACCGACCCGCGCGGGCACTCCTCGACTACCCGGGCGAGCCAGGGATACGCCTCGGCGCGTTTACCTTCCGCCAGGTACGTCCGCGCCGTTCCCAGGAACGCGTCGTCGCACAGCTCGCCGCGGTGGTAGTCGACGACGGCGCGATACGCGTCGCGCGCGAACGCGTACTTCCGCGCCGGCATCAGCTTATCGTCCGCGACGGCCAAAACGCGTTCCGCCTCGCCGGCCGACATCTTGCCGAACGTTACGCGGCAGCTCAGGTCCGACGTTATTTTAACCGTTTTGACGTTGAAGGCGACGTAAAGGCCGCCGGCGACCGTCACCCCGACGGCCGCAAATATTAAAATCCCGTATAACTTCTTCTTGGTCAATCGCCCTCGAGTCGTCAGTTAGCCGGCTCGTCTTTGTTGGCGCCGGTATCGGCGACCAGGTTCGACGCCCGCAGGAGCGACGGAAAAGTCCCGGCGTCGGTCCACCAACCGTCCAATACGGCGTACGTCATCTTCCCCCACGCTATGTATTGGTTGTTGACGTCGGTTATCTCGAGCTCGCCCCGGCCGGACGGCTTAAGGTCCTTTATTACGTCGAAGACGCGCCCGTCGTACAGATAAATACCTATCACGGCGAGGTCGGTGGGCGGCGACTCCGGCTTCTCGATAATCCGCGTCACGCGGTCGCCGTCGACGTCCGCCACGCCGAAGCGCCGGGGGTCCTCCACCTTTTTCAAGAATATTTTGGCGCCCCGGCCGGCTTCCGCGAAGGCCGCCATCGAGCGGTTCACGTTCCCCTCAATAATGGTATCGCCCAAAATAACCGCCACCGGCTCGCCGTCCGCGAAGTCCTCCGCCAGCGCGAGCGCCGCGGCGATGCCGCCCGAGCCCTCCTGATAGGCGTAGTGGAGACGCTTAAGGCCGAACTCGGCGCCGTTGCCCAAGAGCCGCAAGAAGTCGCCGGCGAACTCGCCGCCCGTCACCACCATTATGTCCTCGACGCCGGCCTGGACCAGCGTCGTAAGCGGGTAGTATATCATCGGCTTGTCGTATAACGGCAAGAGGTGCTTGTTGGTTATTTTCGTTATGGGCAGGAGCCGGGAGCCGGTCCCGCCCGCCGTGATGACGCCCTTCATAAGCTCGAGCCTACATTATTCAAAATTAATCCAACCGTTCGATAAGCCGCCGGTACGCGGCACTACCCGCTCGCCGGGTCGGCCTCGCCCCAGTCGTACGGTATCGCCGGGTCGTCGTACGGCCGCCGGAGCTCGTCGGGTTGGTCGTAATCGTAAAGCTCGGTCGGCACGTTCACGACGTGCGCCGGCGCGCCGCCGACGGCCTTAAAGCCGTGGTAGACGCCCGGGGGCACGACTATTAGTACCGGGTTGTTCTCGCCCGCTGCGATTTCGAGAACGTTGCCGCGCGTGGGCGAGCCCTCGCGGCCGTCGTAAAGCCCTACGCGCGCTTCGCCGGCGACGACGGCCAAGTGGTCCGTCTGGCGCTCGTGGGCGTGCCACGCTTTGACGACGCCCGGCCCCGCTACCGTAACGTAGACCTGGCCGAACCGCTGGAAATGCGGGTCGTCGGCACGCAATATCTCCATCAGCCAACCCCGCTCGTCGCGCAAAAGGCGGAGCGGTTTTACGATGACGCCGTCGATAAGTTGTCCCGGTTCGTCCGGCATGACCCGCGCCGCCGTTACTCGACGACGGCCGCGGCCACGTACCCCACGACGCCGCCGCTCGCGTCGCCGGTTACGTCGCCCGAATTTTTATACTCGAGCGCTACGGCCTCCGTCGCACCCAGAGCCTTCGCGTACCAGAACGCGGCCGCCACTACGCCGGGCGCGTCTATTTCGAACTCCCCCGCGTTCTGGCCGACGAAGATCGCGAGCTCGTCGAAACGCTCAAACGTCCTAATGAACGCCCGGTCGAGCTTCACGGCTTCGTCGTAAGGGTGGTAATGGCTCAGGTCGCACGTCGCCACCGTCACGACGTCGGAACCTTCGGCCGCGACGGCCTCGGCTAACGCCTTCCCGAAGCGCGCCGCCGCGCCGGCGTCGTGTTGGCAGAAAATGAACGGTGCGATACGAGCTTCCGGGAACAGCGTCTGGACGAAGGGGAGCTGGACCTCGAGGCAGTGCTCCCGGGTGAAAGGTACGTTGCTGTACGTCACGTCGGCGCAACCGTCCGCCACCGCGGCCACGAGTTCGACGTCGACCCGCGCCACTCCCAGCGGCGTCTCGTAGCCGTCGTACGTACCGGTGGCGATGCCCGGCGAGGCGCAGTGGTGGCTCGGCCCGAGCAGGATGACCGTCGCCGGCCGACGCCCCTGGAGCTGGCGGAAGGCCGTCGCCGCGACGGCGCCGGAGTACGGATAACCGGCGTGGGGCGTTATTATCGCGACGACGTCGTCCGCCGGTACCGACGCGTCAGCGTCTCCCAACAAGCCTTCCACCGCGGCCTTCAGCTCGTCGGCTTCGCCCGGGTAGAACGCTCCGGCGACGTTCGGCGGCTTGACCGACGCTTTCTCCGCCGCGCTCTCCGCGGCCGCCGGCCGTTCGGTAACGCCCTTTTTACACGACGTCGCCGCAAACGTCAGCATCGCCGCCAGGATATAAAACCATACCGTTCTCATGTCGCACTCACCCTCTTAGAACGAGCTCTCCAGCGAAACCTTAAGGCCGGTGAACGACACCTCTGTCTGGCACACGCCGCTCGAGCATACCCGGCCTCCCCGCCGCGAGCCGTAACCGACCGACAATACTTGGTTTTGGAAGACCTTGTTGTACCACGACAGGCGAACCTCGCCCCACAACCAGTCATTCTTGTACCGGTACGTGGCCGGGATATAGTTTACGGGGTCGCCGGGGTCCACCAACTCCTGCTCCGTTTCGTCCGAATCCTCGTAACTTACGGTCAAGCCGAGCCAGGAGGAATACGTATAACCGACGTCGGCGCGGTTGGAGACGAATACCCCAGCTACCGTGTAGTCGGTCTTCTCCTCGCGCGCGAACTTCGTCGAGAACGAGTGACTATCCCACGGCGTCCAACTCACCGCCAGCGAGGGCGTGCGTTTGATGTCGCCCGACTTGTCCTCGCCAAAATAATTCAATTTCCCTAAATACTCGTACCCGCCCTCGACGACGACGGGCCAGGGCAAATCGTAGCGGACATTAGCGAAGTATTGCTCGACCTCAACGGCCTTAACGTCATTTTCGCCGACCTTGTCGTCGGCGTAGCTGTAGCCGCCGCGCGCCCGGACGTCGCTCACCGGGTTGGCGGACGCCTGTACGTAGTAGCCCCACTCGCCGCTACTCGGGCTATCCAACCCCGTTATCATGTATTCGTCCACCGAAACGGGGGGCGGGTTGTTGTAGCGGTACGCGAGGTCGTCGTACAACTTGTATTGGAACGACAGGCTCGAGCGCGGTAGATACCCGGTAACGATGCCGTAGAAACCTTTTCCTTCTACGTCCTCGGCGAAAACGGCGTCGTATCCGTCGCGAAGGGCGTACTCGCCGTACAGGTCGAAATATTGCCACCCGCCGCCCAGGCCGCCGGCGTAGAGCGTATTTTCTTCGGTGGGGTAACCTTGTGCTGGTGCATTTACGTTCTTAACTTCCGCCCGGACCGCGGAACCGGTGAGGTAGAAGAAGTCCACCGGCTTTACCGTCAATTGGCCGCCGGCGACTTTATCCTTACCTATCTCTTCCGGGCCTTCGGCAGTCACTACCTCTATCTGGCGGGAACTCCGGCCCCACAACGCGGTGACGTCGCCCCATTCCCGTCCGCCGACGGTGATGCACGCTTCCGCGACGCCGCCGTCGAGTCGTTGGTAAACGTCGAGGTCGCGGTCCTCGTACGAGCGCAACGTTAAACCTTTACCCAACGTTTTGTCGTAGTTGCCGGCGCGAAGGTCGAAGATGTCGTCGCGGTAGCGGGCGTAGCGTTGCACTATTTCGTTACCCTCGGTATCGAATTTTTCCTTTTCGGTCGTTTCGATTACCGGCCGGCGGGGGTGGTCGAACTCGGCCTCGACGCCGACGGCGAACCGCCACGCCCAGACCTCCGTCTGGAGGATGTCCCACGTCCAGCGGTGGTCGTCCTCGCGTTGGCGCATATAGACGGCCTCGTTGGTGCCGTTGACGGAGAGCCAGTCCGTTACGCTTACCGCGCCCGCGCCCGCCGCGGCCGTTAAAACTAAGACGAAGATCTTCCTATGCAAGTTCTAACCCTCCTCGGTGACGTCGTCGACGTCGGGCTGGGGTTCGCGAGCCGCGAAATATTTCTCTATTTCCGCTTGCATCTTCTTCTCGTCGCCTTTGCGGTAGCCGCTGTGTTCCCATATGACGTCGCCCTTGGCGGTAACGAGGAACGCGTAGGGATTGCCGGGGATGCCGAGCGTTTTCACCAACTCGCCGTCCACGTCGAGCAGGGTATCGAACTTAAAGCCCTGGCCCTTGAAATAGGGCTTAACCTGGGAAGAGGTGCGGGCGCTGTCCGTCGACACGGCCACGACGCCGAACCCCTCGTAATCGCCGGCGAACTTGTTTATCTCGA
This region of bacterium genomic DNA includes:
- a CDS encoding sugar phosphate nucleotidyltransferase translates to MKGVITAGGTGSRLLPITKITNKHLLPLYDKPMIYYPLTTLVQAGVEDIMVVTGGEFAGDFLRLLGNGAEFGLKRLHYAYQEGSGGIAAALALAEDFADGEPVAVILGDTIIEGNVNRSMAAFAEAGRGAKIFLKKVEDPRRFGVADVDGDRVTRIIEKPESPPTDLAVIGIYLYDGRVFDVIKDLKPSGRGELEITDVNNQYIAWGKMTYAVLDGWWTDAGTFPSLLRASNLVADTGANKDEPAN
- the amrB gene encoding AmmeMemoRadiSam system protein B, which produces MRTVWFYILAAMLTFAATSCKKGVTERPAAAESAAEKASVKPPNVAGAFYPGEADELKAAVEGLLGDADASVPADDVVAIITPHAGYPYSGAVAATAFRQLQGRRPATVILLGPSHHCASPGIATGTYDGYETPLGVARVDVELVAAVADGCADVTYSNVPFTREHCLEVQLPFVQTLFPEARIAPFIFCQHDAGAAARFGKALAEAVAAEGSDVVTVATCDLSHYHPYDEAVKLDRAFIRTFERFDELAIFVGQNAGEFEIDAPGVVAAAFWYAKALGATEAVALEYKNSGDVTGDASGGVVGYVAAAVVE
- a CDS encoding TlpA disulfide reductase family protein, whose product is MRTGAILTAAVVLLAVATPTWAAKTVPNFKLCNVDGKKVTFDDLAAKYELMAFVFWATGCAPCKDELIEINKFAGDYEGFGVVAVSTDSARTSSQVKPYFKGQGFKFDTLLDVDGELVKTLGIPGNPYAFLVTAKGDVIWEHSGYRKGDEKKMQAEIEKYFAAREPQPDVDDVTEEG
- a CDS encoding dTDP-4-dehydrorhamnose 3,5-epimerase family protein; the protein is MPDEPGQLIDGVIVKPLRLLRDERGWLMEILRADDPHFQRFGQVYVTVAGPGVVKAWHAHERQTDHLAVVAGEARVGLYDGREGSPTRGNVLEIAAGENNPVLIVVPPGVYHGFKAVGGAPAHVVNVPTELYDYDQPDELRRPYDDPAIPYDWGEADPASG
- a CDS encoding DUF6029 family protein, producing MHRKIFVLVLTAAAGAGAVSVTDWLSVNGTNEAVYMRQREDDHRWTWDILQTEVWAWRFAVGVEAEFDHPRRPVIETTEKEKFDTEGNEIVQRYARYRDDIFDLRAGNYDKTLGKGLTLRSYEDRDLDVYQRLDGGVAEACITVGGREWGDVTALWGRSSRQIEVVTAEGPEEIGKDKVAGGQLTVKPVDFFYLTGSAVRAEVKNVNAPAQGYPTEENTLYAGGLGGGWQYFDLYGEYALRDGYDAVFAEDVEGKGFYGIVTGYLPRSSLSFQYKLYDDLAYRYNNPPPVSVDEYMITGLDSPSSGEWGYYVQASANPVSDVRARGGYSYADDKVGENDVKAVEVEQYFANVRYDLPWPVVVEGGYEYLGKLNYFGEDKSGDIKRTPSLAVSWTPWDSHSFSTKFAREEKTDYTVAGVFVSNRADVGYTYSSWLGLTVSYEDSDETEQELVDPGDPVNYIPATYRYKNDWLWGEVRLSWYNKVFQNQVLSVGYGSRRGGRVCSSGVCQTEVSFTGLKVSLESSF